In a single window of the Flavivirga spongiicola genome:
- a CDS encoding succinate dehydrogenase cytochrome b subunit, with amino-acid sequence MGGFFKSSIGRKIAMALSAFFLMFFLIIHLAVNITSLFSEDVFNELSHFMGTNPLVQFALQPVLIFGVVFHFLMGFVLELKNKKAKGVAYAKNNGAANSTWMSRNMIYSGLAILAFIVLHFIDFWFPEINTKYIQGDMTGMHDGSFRYFHELQHKFLNPARVGAYVVAFILLALHLLHGFTSAFQSVGVTAGRKKALQTFGKVYSIVIPLGFIIIALFHHFNH; translated from the coding sequence ATGGGTGGATTTTTTAAATCTTCGATTGGAAGAAAGATTGCTATGGCACTTTCTGCTTTCTTCCTCATGTTTTTTTTAATAATACATTTAGCAGTAAATATAACATCTCTATTCAGTGAAGATGTTTTTAACGAGCTATCTCATTTTATGGGAACAAATCCTTTAGTTCAATTTGCATTACAGCCGGTTTTAATTTTCGGTGTTGTATTTCATTTTTTAATGGGTTTTGTATTAGAACTTAAAAACAAAAAAGCGAAAGGCGTTGCATATGCCAAAAATAATGGTGCTGCAAACTCTACTTGGATGAGTAGAAATATGATTTATAGCGGGCTTGCAATATTAGCTTTTATTGTACTTCATTTTATAGATTTCTGGTTTCCAGAGATAAATACTAAATACATTCAGGGGGATATGACTGGAATGCATGATGGAAGTTTTAGATATTTCCACGAATTGCAACACAAGTTTTTAAATCCAGCCAGAGTAGGTGCCTATGTGGTTGCATTTATACTTTTAGCATTACACTTATTGCACGGATTCACATCGGCATTCCAATCGGTAGGAGTTACAGCTGGACGTAAAAAAGCATTACAAACATTTGGAAAAGTATATTCAATTGTTATTCCTCTAGGCTTTATAATAATTGCTCTTTTTCA